In the Theobroma cacao cultivar B97-61/B2 chromosome 1, Criollo_cocoa_genome_V2, whole genome shotgun sequence genome, one interval contains:
- the LOC18614239 gene encoding peroxisome biogenesis protein 16, giving the protein MEAYKTWVRRNRDYVHSLESLANGLTWFLPERFSTSEIGPEAVTAILGIITAINEHIIDTAPNGRYTGSADPSFPYGLCISALKDLETLVEVVAEQYYGDKKWNFIAVTEATKVMVRLALFRNSGYKMLLHGGEIPNVQKDSDDTSSQQRIGGFLKHGGHHGPGLLQNNRGQNPWNLEGRALSALSRFGESARMISDPVWMQRIQQQHAIMEPPTPMIKRPTLSMILSEKDVNGALFLLGEVLFITRPLIYVLFIRRYGVRSWIPWFLSLGVDFIGIGFLSHVVKSGKGGRDQQFSASEKDEVKRRKLLWALYLMREPFFSKYTRQKLEGTEMLLETVPLIGTLAAKIVELVIGAQTRYTYMSGS; this is encoded by the exons ATGGAGGCTTATAAGACATGGGTTAGGAGGAACAGAGACTACGTGCACTCCTTGGAGTCTCTTGCCAAC GGATTGACGTGGTTTCTTCCTGAACGGTTCTCCACTTCAGAGATAGGGCCAGAAGCAG TAACTGCAATTTTGGGAATAATCACTGCTATCAATGAGCATATAATCGATACAGCCCCTAATGGGAGGTACACTGGCTCTGCTGACCCTTCATTCCCTTATGGGTTGTGCATATCTGCTTTAAAGGACTTGGAAACTTTGGTTGAAGTTGTTGCAGAGCAGTACTATGGTGATAAGAAATGGAATTTTATTGCTGTTACAGAAGCTACCAA GGTGATGGTTAGATTAGCTTTGTTCCGGAACAGTGGATATAAAATGCTTCTGCATGGAGGAGAGATACCAAATGTTCAAAAAGATTCTGACGATACAAGTTCACAACAGAGAATTGGGGGTTTCCTGAAGCATGGAGGCCATCATGGACCTGGTTTGTTACAAAATAATCGTGGGCAAAACCCTTGGAATCTTGAAGGAAGGGCATTGTCTGCTTTGAGCAGATTTGGAGAGAGTGCTAGGATGATTTCTGACCCTGTATGGATGCAAAGAATTCAACAACAGCATGCAATTATGGAGCCTCCAA CTCCAATGATTAAAAGGCCTACGCTCTCCATGATTTTGTCAGAGAAGGATGTTAATGGAGCTTTATTTCTTCTGGGGGAGGTCCTTTTTATTACACGACCACttatatatgttttgttcATTAGAAGATATGGAGTTAGGTCATGGATTCCTTGGTTTCTTTCTCTGGGTGTGGACTTTATTGGAATTGGCTTTCTATCGCATGTTGTGAAATCAGGGAAAGGTGGAAGAGATCAACAGTTTTCTGCTTCTGAAAAGGATGAG GTGAAAAGACGGAAACTGTTATGGGCACTTTACCTAATGAGAGAACCCTTCTTTAGCAAGTACACCAG GCAAAAACTTGAAGGCACTGAAATGCTACTGGAGACTGTTCCTTTAATTGGGACTCTAGCAG CAAAAATTGTTGAGCTCGTAATCGGAGCTCAGACAAGGTATACATACATGTCGGGATCATAA
- the LOC18614238 gene encoding ubiquitin-related modifier 1 homolog 2 — translation MPQNPELGFLNFCGNLFRMQLTLEFGGGLELLCESVKVHNVNVDLPKGADKLTMRYLLSWVRTDLIKERPEMFMKGESVRPGVLVLVNDCDWELTGQLDTTLEEKDVVVFISTLHGG, via the exons ATGCCGCAAAATCCCGAGTTAGGGTTTTTGAATTTCTGCGGAAATTTGTTCAGAATGCAATTGACTCTTGAGTTTGG TGGAGGTTTAGAACTGTTATGTGAATCTGTTAAAGTTCATAATGTGAATGTTGATCTCCCAAAAGGAGCAGATAAG TTAACCATGAGATATTTACTGTCTTGGGTTCGTACCGATTTGATCAAGGAGAGACCTGAAATGTTCATGAAAGGGGAGTCTGT GAGACCAGGTGTTCTTGTGCTAGTAAATGATTGTGACTGGGAGTTGACTGGTCAGCTTGACACAACCTTGGAAGAGAAGGATGTGGTAGTTTTTATTTCAACATTGCATGGTGGATAG
- the LOC18614237 gene encoding ATPase GET3, which translates to MADNLDLPEATVQNILDQESLKWVFVGGKGGVGKTTSSSILSILLSRVRPSVLIISTDPAHNLSDAFQQRFTKTPTLVNGFSNLYAMEVDPTVENEDVGGPDGMDSLFSDLANAIPGIDEAMSFAEMLKLVQTMDYSCIVFDTAPTGHTLRLLQFPATLEKGLAKMMSLKSKFGGLLSQMTRLFGVDDEFGEDAILGRLEGMKDVIEQVNKQFKDPDLTTFVCVCIPEFLSLYETERLVQELTKFEIDTHNIIINQVIFDEEDVESKLLKARMRMQQKYLDQFYMLYDDFHITKLPLLPEEVTGVEALKAFSRHFLSPYQPSRTIETVEELEQRVSTLKQQLSDAEAELEKLRKGKQKV; encoded by the exons ATGGCAGACAATCTGGATTTACCAGAGGCAACTGTTCAGAACATACTGGACCAAGAGAGCCTGAAGTGGGTTTTTGTTGGTGGCAAAGGAGGGGTGGGTAAGACCACTAGTAGCTCGATTCTTTCGATCCTCTTGTCTCGGGTCCGACCCTCTGTCTTGATTATATCCACGGATCCTGCTCATAATCTCAGCGATGCCTTTCAACAAAGGTTCACAAAGACTCCTACTTTGGTTAATGGCTTCAGCAATTTATATGCCATG GAGGTGGATCCTACTGTCGAAAATGAAGATGTGGGTGGGCCTGATGGAATGGATAGTTTATTTTCTGATTTGGCAAATGCAATTCCAGGAATTGATGAGGCAATGAGCTTTGCAGAGATGCTTAA ATTGGTGCAAACAATGGATTATTCTTGCATTGTATTTGACACTGCCCCAACCGGCCATACACTTCGACTTTTACAATTTCCGGCTACCTTAGAGAAGGGACTTGCAAAAATGATGTCATTGAAAAGCAAATTCGGTGGTTTGTTGAGTCAG ATGACACGTCTCTTTGGggttgatgatgaatttgggGAGGATGCAATTTTGGGGAGGCTTGAAGGCATGAAGGATGTGATTGAACAAGTTAATAAGCAGTTCAAAGACCCA GACTTGACAACCTTTGTCTGCGTTTGCATTCCAGAGTTCCTCTCTCTGTATGAAACAGAGAGACTGGTACAGGAACTCACCAAGTTTGAGATAGATACACACAATATTATCATTAACCAAGTAATTTTTGATGAAGAAG ATGTTGAATCCAAGTTACTGAAAGCAAGAATGCGGATGCAACAAAAGTACCTTGATCAGTTTTACATGTTATATGATGACTTTCACATCACTAAGCTGCCACTGCTGCCAGAAGAG GTTACTGGGGTTGAAGCTCTGAAAGCATTTTCACGTCATTTTCTTTCACCGTATCAACCTTCTCGCACTATAGAAACAGTAGAAGAACTAGAGCAAAGAGTATCCACTTTAAAGCAACAATTGTCAGATGCTGAAGCAGAACTTGAGAAACTCCGAAAAGGAAAACAGAAGGTCTGA